From Pulveribacter suum, a single genomic window includes:
- a CDS encoding cytochrome c oxidase subunit 3 encodes MSATTPGTAPYYYVPAESRHPIMAAIGLFFVIMGASQWINGTEWGKYSFWFGIVWWLFVLFQWFREAAHESERGLYGRKIDLSYRWSMSWFIFSEVMFFGAFFTALWWARAHSVPALGGVENSLLWPGFKAVWPSLAAGATASPAGTVEPFQTVGPFWLPTINTALLLTSGVTLTIAHHALRLGQRARTIAFMWITVLLGIIFLCVQGYEYYHLYTELNLKLTSGVFGSTFFLLTGFHGFHVFVGMLMLLFITLRLQSGHFTAERHFGFEGAAWYWHFVDVVWLGLYILVYWM; translated from the coding sequence ATGAGTGCAACCACCCCGGGCACCGCGCCCTACTACTACGTCCCTGCAGAGTCGCGCCATCCCATCATGGCGGCGATCGGCCTGTTCTTCGTGATCATGGGCGCCAGCCAGTGGATCAACGGCACCGAGTGGGGCAAGTATTCCTTCTGGTTCGGCATCGTCTGGTGGCTGTTCGTGCTGTTCCAGTGGTTCCGCGAGGCTGCACACGAGAGCGAGCGCGGCCTGTACGGGCGCAAGATCGACCTGTCGTACCGCTGGAGCATGAGCTGGTTCATCTTCTCCGAGGTAATGTTCTTCGGCGCCTTCTTCACGGCCCTGTGGTGGGCGCGCGCGCACTCGGTGCCGGCGCTGGGCGGCGTTGAAAACAGCCTGCTGTGGCCCGGCTTCAAGGCCGTCTGGCCCAGCCTGGCGGCTGGCGCCACCGCTTCGCCCGCCGGCACGGTGGAGCCGTTCCAGACCGTCGGCCCGTTCTGGCTGCCCACCATCAACACCGCGCTGCTGCTGACTTCCGGTGTCACGCTGACCATCGCCCACCACGCGCTGCGCCTGGGCCAGCGCGCGCGCACCATCGCCTTCATGTGGATTACGGTGCTGCTGGGCATCATCTTCCTGTGCGTGCAGGGCTACGAGTACTACCACCTGTACACCGAGCTGAACCTGAAGCTGACCTCGGGCGTGTTCGGCTCCACGTTCTTCCTGCTCACGGGCTTTCATGGCTTTCACGTGTTTGTTGGCATGCTGATGCTGCTGTTCATCACGCTGCGGCTGCAAAGCGGCCACTTTACGGCCGAGCGCCACTTCGGCTTCGAGGGCGCCGCCTGGTACTGGCACTTCGTGGACGTGGTCTGGCTGGGTCTGTACATCCTGGTGTACTGGATGTGA
- a CDS encoding twin transmembrane helix small protein: protein MKILVALAFLAILASLASALFFMMRGSRPGDDDRKRSARMAWSLALRVGLSVALFLCLLLAWKLGYIQPTGLPVGSN from the coding sequence ATGAAGATCCTCGTGGCCCTGGCGTTTCTCGCCATTCTTGCCAGCCTGGCGTCGGCGCTGTTTTTCATGATGCGCGGCAGCCGGCCCGGCGACGACGACCGCAAGCGCAGCGCGCGCATGGCCTGGTCGCTGGCGCTGCGCGTGGGCCTGTCGGTCGCGCTGTTCCTGTGCCTGCTGCTGGCCTGGAAGCTGGGCTACATCCAGCCCACGGGCCTGCCGGTTGGATCGAACTGA
- a CDS encoding SURF1 family protein produces MNTDRRARLGWRFWLITLAALAAVVLTASLGRWQLSRAAQKLALQAALDERAAQPPLAMQSLAEVRDDRALQPLLHRQVQLRGQWVQGASVFLDNRQMYGRPGFFVFTPLRLALPAGAEPGAVVLVQRGWVLRDFLQRTRLPEVATPAGDVQLQGRVAGAPSRLYEFQPSAGTGPGSSRIRQNLDLAAFAAETGLPLLPLSVVQTGAGSGGLSRDWPAVDNGVDKHYGYAFQWFGLCALVAILYVWFQLVRRFARPRP; encoded by the coding sequence GTGAACACCGACCGCCGCGCACGCCTGGGCTGGCGCTTTTGGCTGATCACGCTGGCCGCGCTGGCGGCGGTGGTGCTCACCGCATCGCTGGGGCGCTGGCAGCTGTCGCGCGCCGCGCAAAAGCTGGCGCTGCAGGCTGCCCTGGACGAGCGCGCGGCCCAGCCGCCGCTGGCCATGCAGAGCCTGGCCGAAGTGCGTGATGACCGCGCCCTGCAGCCGCTGCTGCACCGCCAGGTGCAGCTGCGCGGCCAGTGGGTGCAAGGCGCCAGCGTCTTCCTCGACAACCGCCAGATGTACGGGCGCCCGGGCTTTTTCGTGTTCACGCCGCTGCGGCTGGCGCTGCCCGCGGGCGCGGAGCCGGGCGCCGTGGTGCTGGTGCAGCGCGGCTGGGTGCTGCGCGACTTCCTGCAGCGCACCCGCCTGCCCGAAGTGGCCACGCCCGCCGGCGACGTGCAGCTGCAGGGCCGCGTGGCCGGTGCGCCCTCGCGGCTGTATGAATTCCAGCCGTCGGCCGGCACCGGCCCAGGGTCTTCGCGCATCCGGCAAAATCTCGACCTGGCGGCCTTTGCCGCCGAGACCGGCCTGCCGCTGCTGCCCCTGTCGGTGGTGCAGACCGGCGCGGGCTCAGGCGGCCTGTCGCGCGACTGGCCCGCCGTGGACAACGGCGTGGACAAGCACTACGGCTACGCATTCCAATGGTTCGGGCTGTGCGCCCTGGTGGCAATCCTCTATGTCTGGTTCCAACTCGTCCGACGCTTCGCTCGCCCGCGGCCCTGA